The Aquamicrobium lusatiense genome segment CTGCTTCGCTCGCCGGCGGCCTTGCCGATCCGGGAATGGGATTTTTCGTGCCGCTGGCCGTGGTGATGGCCTGCTCCGCCAGAATATGGGCGTCGCCGCTGCCGCGCGGACACGCATTCGGCCAAGCCGGTCCGCAGCTTTCCGCACACCGATGAATGGAAGCGTGGGGGCATTTCTATCGCGCTGTGGAGTCGGCGCCGGCGATCTTGGCGGAACCCATTTCCACTGACGCGGGGTTGAGGGTCGTTTCAGGCGCATCCGCCTGGCTGCCGATCGCCTTCAGATATTCCGGCGGCATCGGGATCTCCACCTTCACCGTATCGCCCGGCAGCACCGGGCTCGCCATGGTCGCCGCGATTTCGAGGATGCTTCCATCCGCAGCCGGCCGGTAGATCGTATAGATCGGTTCGGCCTGTTCCATGCTGGCGCGGCGGGCCATCAGTCTGGGTGCTGCCAGTTCCGATTCGAAGATCAGGCGCGCGGTGGTTTCGGCCTTGCGGTCCAGCGCATCCAGCTCGATCTGCGTGTCGCGCAGCGCGTTGGTGATCTCGTTGCGGCGCGTGTCCTGCATTTCGATGATCTGGATTTCGGTGCGGCTGATTTCCTGCCGGCTGCGCAGCAGGCTGGTTTCGGCGGCGAGCCGTTCGCTCTGTATCTGCGCAAGTGCCCGTTCGAGCGAAAGTTCGCGGGGAGCGGCGGCGAGCCCGCGCTCCACCAGAGAGGCTACGCTGCCCAGCTCCTTCTGCACAAGCTCCACCTGCTTGTCGAGAAACACGAGCTGCGCCCCGAGCGACGTCACTTCCTTTTCCAGAAAGTCGCGAAGGTTCCTGAGGGCACGAATCTGTGTCTCGATGCCTTCCCGGCGCGCCTTGAAGATCGATTCCTCCTGCCGCATCAGCAGGGCAACCTCGTCGTCGTCACTGATCGCGACAAGTTGCGGCGGAAAGTCGACGGAAGCTGCCTGCGCCAGTTCCGCCCCGAGCCGGGCCTTGCGCGCCAGCAGATTGATCCTGTTGAGCCCGATCAGCTTTGCTTCGCCCTGACCCTGTATGATCTCGCGCTCATAGCGATCCATGCGCTCCTCGCGCAGCCGTATTCCGCCGGCGATGCCGAGCGCCTGCATCACGGTAAGGCCGGGACGATAGGCGAATTCGCCTGATTGCGTGACCTGTCCCAGAATGTAGAAGGGGCGATATTGCACCACCTCGACGGCGGTGTCGGGCTTGCGGCCGAGCCCCATGTTGCGCACC includes the following:
- a CDS encoding polysaccharide biosynthesis/export family protein codes for the protein MILSICVASAALVLGMAPAQGEEYRLGAQDRVRIKVFEWRASRDTVFEWTALNDVFIVSSSGALSLPLAGEVGAAGRTTAELASAIGDSLVRNMGLGRKPDTAVEVVQYRPFYILGQVTQSGEFAYRPGLTVMQALGIAGGIRLREERMDRYEREIIQGQGEAKLIGLNRINLLARKARLGAELAQAASVDFPPQLVAISDDDEVALLMRQEESIFKARREGIETQIRALRNLRDFLEKEVTSLGAQLVFLDKQVELVQKELGSVASLVERGLAAAPRELSLERALAQIQSERLAAETSLLRSRQEISRTEIQIIEMQDTRRNEITNALRDTQIELDALDRKAETTARLIFESELAAPRLMARRASMEQAEPIYTIYRPAADGSILEIAATMASPVLPGDTVKVEIPMPPEYLKAIGSQADAPETTLNPASVEMGSAKIAGADSTAR